A DNA window from Arachis hypogaea cultivar Tifrunner chromosome 18, arahy.Tifrunner.gnm2.J5K5, whole genome shotgun sequence contains the following coding sequences:
- the LOC112769386 gene encoding serine/threonine-protein kinase EDR1 isoform X1: MEETREDAGPSEQGPSNVSWWPSDFVEKFGSVSLGSQEEALNNKESPRHSGNDILSPKNASQVLWSTGILQEPIPNGFYSIIPDTRLRERFDSIPTLDELHALSGEGFRVDIILVDSERDKKLSMLKQLIVALVKGLNSNPAAVIKKIAGLVTDFYKRPNVESPAKAALDETCHLFENRGVQMLGQIKHGSCRPRAILFKALADTVGLESRLVVGLPNDGTVECIDSYKHMSVIVELNSVEMLVDLMRFPGQLLPRSTKAVIMTHISAAGESDSAENDSCDSPLEPNSPLYGVSESAEKEENLQFHRRFEASSNASGRSLRNMMLRSNSCLSLSHSEPNIATAFGRRSRRKAIAEQRTASSSPEHPSFRARARSLLSGDRTAFRDFADDQATSRSSYRSDGASSSEPRRPRRRSISITPEIGDDIVRAVRAMNETLKQKRGDDNSFSHSRNNQINEANLQQNVSNFHLDGHVHVNSQKAMSLPSSPHEYRGQSSERSGPSRRDVNHELESTWNKVLESPMFNNKPLLPYEEWNINFTELTVGTRVGIGFFGEVFRGIWNGTDVAIKVFLEQDLTAENMEDFCNEISILSRLRHPNVILFLGACTKPPHLSMVTEYMEMGSLYYLIHLSGQNKKLSWRRRLKMLRDICRGLMCIHRMKIVHRDLKSANCLVNKHWTVKICDFGLSRIMTESPMQDPSSAGTPEWMAPELIRNEPFTEKCDIFSLGVIIWELCTLSRPWEGVPPERVVYSVANEGSRLEIPEGPLGRLISDCWAESHERPSCEEILSRLLDIEYSMC; the protein is encoded by the exons ATGGAGGAGACACGAGAAGATGCAGGCCCGTCAGAGCAAGGTCCATCTAATGTTTCATGGTGGCCGTCTGATTTCGTTGAAAAATTTGGATCTGTTTCATTGGGTTCTCAAGAGGAGGCCTTAAACAATAAAGAATCCCCTAGACATTCTGGTAATGATATTTTGTCACCTAAAAATGCATCTCAAGTTCTCTGGAGCACAGGAATTCTACAAGAGCCAATTCCAAATGGATTTTATTCAATCATTCCG GACACAAGACTCAGAGAACGTTTTGATAGTATTCCTACCTTGGACGAGCTTCATGCTTTGAGTGGAGAGGGTTTTAGGGTTGATATCATTCTTGTGGATTCAGAAAGAGATAAAAAGCTGTCCATGTTAAAGCAACTGATTGTGGCATTAGTTAAAGGATTAAATTCGAATCCAGCTGCAGTTATTAAGAAGATAGCTGGATTA GTTACTGATTTTTATAAGAGACCCAATGTGGAAAGTCCAGCAAAAGCTGCACTAGATGAAACCTGCCACTTGTTTGAAAATCGAGGTGTCCAGATGCTTGGGCAAATTAAACATGGTTCATGCCGTCCTCGAGCTATCTTATTCAAAGCATTAGCTGATACTGTAGGTCTTGAAAGTAGGCTTGTGGTG GGCTTGCCAAATGATGGGACTGTTGAATGCATAGACTCATACAAACACATGTCTGTGATTGTTGAATTGAATTCTGTGGAAATGCTGGTTGATCTTATGCGATTTCCGGGCCAATTGTTACCACGATCAACCAAGGCAGTTATTATGACTCATATTTCTGCAGCAGGAGAGAGTGATTCAGCAGAAAATGATTCTTGTGATTCACCATTAGAACCAAACAGTCCCTTATATGGGGTTTCAGAGAG TGCTGAGAAGGAGGAAAACCTCCAATTTCACAGAAGATTTGAAGCTTCTTCGAATGCATCAGGCCGATCCTTACGTAACATGATGTTACGATCAAACAGTTGTTTGAG TTTGTCTCATAGTGAACCCAACATTGCAACTGCATTTGGTCGGCGTAGTCGGAGAAAAGCCATTGCTGAACAGAGGACAGCTAGTTCAAG TCCAGAACATCCATCATTTCGGGCGCGTGCACGGTCCCTGCTAAGTGGTGATAGGACAGCATTTAGAGATTTTGCTGATGATCAGGCTACATCAAG ATCCAGCTATAGGTCAGATGGTGCATCCTCATCAGAACCACGTCGGCCACGAAGAAGAAGCATCAGCATTACACCAGAGATTGGTGATGATATTGTTAG GGCTGTGCGGGCAATGAATGAAACCTTGAAGCAAAAACGGGGGGATGATAATTCATTCTCCCATTCTCGAAACAATCAAATTAATGAAGCAAATCTTCAGCAAAAT GTGTCAAATTTTCATCTTGATGGTCATGTCCATGTAAATTCACAAAAGGCAATGTCATTACCGTCTTCCCCACATGAATATCGAGGTCAGTCTTCTGAGAGAAGTGGGCCATCAAGACGTGACGTGAACCATGAGCTGGAGTCAACTTGGAATAAAGTCCTTGAATCTCCAATGTTCAACAATAAGCCTCTGTTGCCATATGAAGAATGGAATATTAATTTCACAGAATTAACTGTTGGAACTCGTGTAGGGATTG ggttttttggggaagtcTTCCGTGGCATATGGAATGGCACAGATGTTGCAATCAAGGTTTTCCTGGAGCAAGATTTAACTGCTGAGAACATGGAAGACTTTTGCAATGAGATTTCAATTCTCAG CCGGCTCCGACATCCTAATG TTATCTTATTTCTCGGTGCTTGCACCAAGCCTCCTCATCTGTCAATGGTTACGGAATACATGGAGATGGGATCATTGTATTACTTGATACATTTGAGTGGTCAAAACAAAAAGCTTAGCTGGCGGCGAAGATTAAAGATGTTGCGTGACATATGTAG AGGGTTGATGTGCATTCACCGTATGAAGATTGTTCACCGTGATCTGAAAAGTGCAAACTGTCTAGTGAACAAGCATTGGACCGTCAAGATATGTGATTTTGGGCTTTCAAGAATAATGACAGAATCTCCCATGCAAGATCCCTCATCCGCTGGAACTCCGGAATGGATGGCCCCTGAACTCATCCGAAATGAACCGTTCACCGAAAAATGTGATATCTTTAGCCTTGGGGTGATAATTTGGGAGCTCTGTACCTTGAGCAGACCATGGGAAGGTGTACCACCTGAGAGG GTGGTTTATTCGGTTGCTAACGAGGGTTCTAGATTGGAGATTCCTGAAGGCCCCCTAGGCAGGCTGATTTCAG ACTGTTGGGCAGAGTCACATGAACGGCCAAGTTGTGAGGAGATTCTTTCACGCTTGTTGGACATCGAGTACTCAATGTGCTGA
- the LOC112769386 gene encoding serine/threonine-protein kinase EDR1 isoform X2 has product MEETREDAGPSEQGPSNVSWWPSDFVEKFGSVSLGSQEEALNNKESPRHSGNDILSPKNASQVLWSTGILQEPIPNGFYSIIPDTRLRERFDSIPTLDELHALSGEGFRVDIILVDSERDKKLSMLKQLIVALVKGLNSNPAAVIKKIAGLVTDFYKRPNVESPAKAALDETCHLFENRGVQMLGQIKHGSCRPRAILFKALADTVGLESRLVVGLPNDGTVECIDSYKHMSVIVELNSVEMLVDLMRFPGQLLPRSTKAVIMTHISAAGESDSAENDSCDSPLEPNSPLYGVSESAEKEENLQFHRRFEASSNASGRSLRNMMLRSNSCLSLSHSEPNIATAFGRRSRRKAIAEQRTASSRSSYRSDGASSSEPRRPRRRSISITPEIGDDIVRAVRAMNETLKQKRGDDNSFSHSRNNQINEANLQQNVSNFHLDGHVHVNSQKAMSLPSSPHEYRGQSSERSGPSRRDVNHELESTWNKVLESPMFNNKPLLPYEEWNINFTELTVGTRVGIGFFGEVFRGIWNGTDVAIKVFLEQDLTAENMEDFCNEISILSRLRHPNVILFLGACTKPPHLSMVTEYMEMGSLYYLIHLSGQNKKLSWRRRLKMLRDICRGLMCIHRMKIVHRDLKSANCLVNKHWTVKICDFGLSRIMTESPMQDPSSAGTPEWMAPELIRNEPFTEKCDIFSLGVIIWELCTLSRPWEGVPPERVVYSVANEGSRLEIPEGPLGRLISDCWAESHERPSCEEILSRLLDIEYSMC; this is encoded by the exons ATGGAGGAGACACGAGAAGATGCAGGCCCGTCAGAGCAAGGTCCATCTAATGTTTCATGGTGGCCGTCTGATTTCGTTGAAAAATTTGGATCTGTTTCATTGGGTTCTCAAGAGGAGGCCTTAAACAATAAAGAATCCCCTAGACATTCTGGTAATGATATTTTGTCACCTAAAAATGCATCTCAAGTTCTCTGGAGCACAGGAATTCTACAAGAGCCAATTCCAAATGGATTTTATTCAATCATTCCG GACACAAGACTCAGAGAACGTTTTGATAGTATTCCTACCTTGGACGAGCTTCATGCTTTGAGTGGAGAGGGTTTTAGGGTTGATATCATTCTTGTGGATTCAGAAAGAGATAAAAAGCTGTCCATGTTAAAGCAACTGATTGTGGCATTAGTTAAAGGATTAAATTCGAATCCAGCTGCAGTTATTAAGAAGATAGCTGGATTA GTTACTGATTTTTATAAGAGACCCAATGTGGAAAGTCCAGCAAAAGCTGCACTAGATGAAACCTGCCACTTGTTTGAAAATCGAGGTGTCCAGATGCTTGGGCAAATTAAACATGGTTCATGCCGTCCTCGAGCTATCTTATTCAAAGCATTAGCTGATACTGTAGGTCTTGAAAGTAGGCTTGTGGTG GGCTTGCCAAATGATGGGACTGTTGAATGCATAGACTCATACAAACACATGTCTGTGATTGTTGAATTGAATTCTGTGGAAATGCTGGTTGATCTTATGCGATTTCCGGGCCAATTGTTACCACGATCAACCAAGGCAGTTATTATGACTCATATTTCTGCAGCAGGAGAGAGTGATTCAGCAGAAAATGATTCTTGTGATTCACCATTAGAACCAAACAGTCCCTTATATGGGGTTTCAGAGAG TGCTGAGAAGGAGGAAAACCTCCAATTTCACAGAAGATTTGAAGCTTCTTCGAATGCATCAGGCCGATCCTTACGTAACATGATGTTACGATCAAACAGTTGTTTGAG TTTGTCTCATAGTGAACCCAACATTGCAACTGCATTTGGTCGGCGTAGTCGGAGAAAAGCCATTGCTGAACAGAGGACAGCTAGTTCAAG ATCCAGCTATAGGTCAGATGGTGCATCCTCATCAGAACCACGTCGGCCACGAAGAAGAAGCATCAGCATTACACCAGAGATTGGTGATGATATTGTTAG GGCTGTGCGGGCAATGAATGAAACCTTGAAGCAAAAACGGGGGGATGATAATTCATTCTCCCATTCTCGAAACAATCAAATTAATGAAGCAAATCTTCAGCAAAAT GTGTCAAATTTTCATCTTGATGGTCATGTCCATGTAAATTCACAAAAGGCAATGTCATTACCGTCTTCCCCACATGAATATCGAGGTCAGTCTTCTGAGAGAAGTGGGCCATCAAGACGTGACGTGAACCATGAGCTGGAGTCAACTTGGAATAAAGTCCTTGAATCTCCAATGTTCAACAATAAGCCTCTGTTGCCATATGAAGAATGGAATATTAATTTCACAGAATTAACTGTTGGAACTCGTGTAGGGATTG ggttttttggggaagtcTTCCGTGGCATATGGAATGGCACAGATGTTGCAATCAAGGTTTTCCTGGAGCAAGATTTAACTGCTGAGAACATGGAAGACTTTTGCAATGAGATTTCAATTCTCAG CCGGCTCCGACATCCTAATG TTATCTTATTTCTCGGTGCTTGCACCAAGCCTCCTCATCTGTCAATGGTTACGGAATACATGGAGATGGGATCATTGTATTACTTGATACATTTGAGTGGTCAAAACAAAAAGCTTAGCTGGCGGCGAAGATTAAAGATGTTGCGTGACATATGTAG AGGGTTGATGTGCATTCACCGTATGAAGATTGTTCACCGTGATCTGAAAAGTGCAAACTGTCTAGTGAACAAGCATTGGACCGTCAAGATATGTGATTTTGGGCTTTCAAGAATAATGACAGAATCTCCCATGCAAGATCCCTCATCCGCTGGAACTCCGGAATGGATGGCCCCTGAACTCATCCGAAATGAACCGTTCACCGAAAAATGTGATATCTTTAGCCTTGGGGTGATAATTTGGGAGCTCTGTACCTTGAGCAGACCATGGGAAGGTGTACCACCTGAGAGG GTGGTTTATTCGGTTGCTAACGAGGGTTCTAGATTGGAGATTCCTGAAGGCCCCCTAGGCAGGCTGATTTCAG ACTGTTGGGCAGAGTCACATGAACGGCCAAGTTGTGAGGAGATTCTTTCACGCTTGTTGGACATCGAGTACTCAATGTGCTGA
- the LOC112769388 gene encoding F-box protein MAX2 homolog A, whose protein sequence is MAGTGETTMTHLPPEILTNVFSAVSDTRTRNAMSLVCQSFRCLERRTRTSLTLRGNARDLHILPTCFRYVTDLDLSLVSPWGHALFAASTSHQSDPQQQAIELRNAFPRVTSLTLYARSPVTLHLLLLVPWPDLRHVKLVRWHVRPPASQPGTDFADLFHRCRSLTSLDLSSFYHWPEDLPPVLAANPITAASMRRLNLLTTSFTEGFKSHEIQQITAWCPNLEHLLLACTFDARYLGYVGDETLTAIASNCPKLTLLHLGDTASLSNRRGNPNDSGFSDEDARISRATMVEFFSGLPLLEELVLDVCKNVRESCFALEVLNSKCPRLRTLGLRQFHGICLAIGSQLDGVALCQGLQSLSVANCGDLNDMGLIEIGRGCSRLVKFHVQGCKLITEKGLRTLTCLLRKTLVDVKVSCCLNLETFAALRALEPIRDRIERLHVDCVWNGMKESDDGLGQSLLNFDLNKLEDEQCFGQDFASMDSEGTSQNKRQRCSYSPPPEEVEIDDSLMQSNGNGYWGTSWDKLKYLSLWIGVGDMLSPLPMAGLEDCPSLEEIRIRVEGDCRGKPKPSETEFGLSILACYPNLSKMQLDCGDTRGYALTAPSGQMDLSLWERFFLNGIGTLSLDELDYWPPQDEDVNQRSLSLPAAGLLQECYTLRKLFIHGTAHEHFMNFFLKIPNLRDVQLREDYYPAPESDMSTEMRVGSCSRFEYALNRRQISD, encoded by the coding sequence ATGGCCGGAACCGGCGAAACGACGATGACCCACTTACCGCCGGAGATCTTGACGAACGTGTTCTCCGCCGTTTCGGACACGCGCACCCGCAACGCGATGTCGCTGGTGTGCCAGAGCTTCCGCTGCTTAGAACGCCGCACGCGCACCTCCCTCACGCTCCGAGGCAACGCGCGTGACCTCCATATCCTCCCAACTTGCTTCCGCTACGTCACCGACCTCGACCTCTCCCTGGTCTCGCCGTGGGGCCACGCGCTCTTCGCCGCCTCCACCAGCCACCAATCAGACCCGCAGCAACAAGCCATCGAGCTCCGGAACGCGTTCCCGCGCGTGACCTCACTCACGCTCTACGCGCGCTCCCCAGTGACCCTTCACCTCCTCCTCCTCGTCCCTTGGCCTGACCTCCGCCACGTGAAGCTTGTCAGGTGGCACGTGCGCCCGCCGGCATCGCAGCCGGGTACTGACTTCGCCGACCTCTTTCACCGTTGCCGGTCACTCACCTCCCTCGACCTCTCCTCCTTCTACCATTGGCCGGAGGACCTCCCTCCGGTTCTCGCCGCAAACCCCATAACCGCCGCGTCGATGCGGCGGCTCAACCTGCTCACGACATCTTTCACTGAAGGTTTCAAATCGCACGAAATTCAGCAGATCACGGCGTGGTGCCCTAATCTAGAGCACCTTCTCTTGGCTTGCACGTTCGATGCGAGGTACCTTGGTTACGTCGGCGACGAAACCCTAACTGCCATAGCTTCTAATTGCCCCAAATTGACGCTTCTTCACCTCGGCGATACCGCGTCGTTGTCGAATCGGCGAGGGAATCCTAATGATTCAGGGTTCAGTGACGAGGATGCTAGGATCAGCAGAGCGACCATGGTGGAGTTTTTCTCGGGTTTGCCATTACTTGAAGAATTGGTGCTAGACGTTTGTAAAAATGTCCGAGAGAGTTGTTTTGCTTTGGAAGTGTTGAATTCCAAGTGCCCAAGGTTGAGGACTTTGGGGTTGAGGCAGTTCCATGGGATTTGCTTGGCTATTGGGTCGCAGCTTGATGGGGTTGCTTTGTGTCAAGGATTGCAGTCTCTGAGTGTTGCGAACTGCGGGGATTTGAATGATATGGGTTTGATTGAGATTGGTAGAGGGTGTTCGAGGCTTGTGAAGTTCCATGTGCAGGGTTGCAAGCTCATCACAGAGAAGGGGTTGAGGACTCTGACTTGTTTGCTAAGAAAGACCTTGGTTGATGTGAAGGTCTCTTGCTGCCTCAACCTTGAGACTTTCGCAGCACTGAGGGCGTTGGAGCCCATAAGAGACCGCATTGAGAGGCTTCATGTGGATTGTGTGTGGAACGGGATGAAGGAAAGTGATGATGGCCTTGGCCAGAGTTTGCTCAATTTCGACCTCAACAAGTTGGAGGACGAGCAGTGTTTTGGTCAGGACTTTGCAAGCATGGATTCGGAAGGGACAAGCCAGAATAAGAGGCAGAGGTGCAGCTATTCGCCGCCACCAGAGGAGGTTGAGATTGATGATTCCCTAATGCAAAGCAATGGGAATGGTTACTGGGGAACCAGCTGGGACAAGCTGAAGTATCTCTCGCTTTGGATTGGAGTTGGTGATATGCTATCGCCATTGCCAATGGCAGGGTTGGAGGATTGCCCTAGCTTGGAGGAGATTAGGATAAGGGTGGAAGGAGATTGCAGGGGCAAGCCGAAACCGTCCGAGACTGAATTCGGCTTGAGCATTCTAGCTTGCTATCCTAATTTATCCAAGATGCAGCTGGATTGTGGTGACACAAGAGGTTACGCGCTGACTGCGCCGTCTGGGCAGATGGATTTGAGCCTGTGGGAAAGGTTCTTCCTGAATGGGATTGGCACTTTGAGTCTGGATGAGCTTGATTACTGGCCACCACAAGATGAAGATGTCAACCAGAGGAGTCTCTCCCTCCCAGCTGCAGGCTTGCTGCAAGAATGTTACACACTGAGAAAATTATTTATTCACGGTACCGCTCATGAGCATTTCATGAATTTTTTCCTTAAGATACCAAATCTCAGGGACGTGCAGCTGAGGGAAGATTATTATCCTGCCCCCGAGAGTGACATGAGTACGGAAATGAGGGTTGGTTCATGCAGCCGCTTTGAATATGCATTGAATAGGCGCCAAATTAGTGATTGA